In Streptomyces thermolilacinus SPC6, a single genomic region encodes these proteins:
- a CDS encoding maleylpyruvate isomerase family mycothiol-dependent enzyme yields the protein MPQPRKRARRYDSEKTRAAVTAQFAHVREGVERLTPEQLALPTRLGEWTVRELAAHIAMVLRSVVRGVAAPEPAVRDVGLADWPAATRGFAGAVDHDTRELAEWADESGGLAELYARTAEEFARALAAAPDERLIVTRFGGMPLGDFLVTRTVELTVHTDDLNAATGLAVPHDRQALAACTRLLADALASKAPGGSVELRVPPYAVVQCVEGPRHTRGTPPNVVETDPLTWARLATGRVAWDQTLSEARLQASGDRADLTPWLPVLG from the coding sequence ATGCCACAGCCGAGGAAGCGCGCCCGCAGGTACGACTCCGAGAAGACCCGCGCGGCGGTGACCGCGCAGTTCGCGCACGTACGGGAGGGCGTCGAGCGGCTGACGCCCGAGCAGTTGGCGCTGCCGACGCGCCTGGGGGAGTGGACCGTACGGGAACTCGCCGCGCACATCGCGATGGTGCTGCGGTCGGTCGTGCGGGGCGTGGCGGCGCCCGAGCCCGCCGTACGGGACGTGGGCCTCGCCGACTGGCCCGCCGCGACGCGCGGTTTCGCGGGCGCGGTGGACCATGACACCCGCGAACTGGCCGAGTGGGCCGACGAGTCGGGAGGCCTGGCGGAGCTGTACGCGCGTACGGCGGAGGAGTTCGCGCGGGCGCTGGCGGCCGCGCCGGACGAGCGGCTGATCGTGACGCGGTTCGGGGGGATGCCGCTGGGCGACTTCCTGGTGACGCGCACGGTGGAACTGACGGTCCACACCGACGACCTGAACGCGGCGACGGGCCTGGCGGTGCCGCACGACCGGCAGGCCCTGGCGGCGTGCACCCGGCTGCTGGCCGACGCGCTGGCGTCGAAGGCGCCGGGCGGTTCGGTGGAGTTGCGGGTACCGCCGTACGCGGTGGTGCAGTGCGTGGAGGGGCCGAGGCACACGCGCGGTACGCCGCCGAACGTGGTGGAGACCGACCCGCTGACCTGGGCCCGCCTCGCGACGGGCCGCGTCGCGTGGGACCAGACGCTGTCGGAGGCCCGCCTCCAGGCGAGCGGCGACCGCGCGGACCTCACGCCCTGGCTCCCGGTCCTGGGCTGA
- the purL gene encoding phosphoribosylformylglycinamidine synthase subunit PurL, with amino-acid sequence MSLDTVKHATETPDVEQPWSELGLKKDEYERIREILGRRPTGAELAMYSVMWSEHCSYKSSKVHLKQFSEKKPESDAMLVGIGENAGVVDVGQGYAVTFKVESHNHPSYIEPYQGAATGVGGIVRDILAMGARPVAVVDPLRFGAADHPDTKRVLPGVVAGIGGYGNCLGLPNIGGEVVFDSCYQGNPLVNAGCIGVMKHEDIHLAKASGPGNKVILYGARTGGDGIGGVSVLASETFDDTKPTKRPAVQVGDPFQEKLLIECTLEVFQEKLVAGIQDLGGAGLSCATSELASAGTGGMRIELDTVPLRDATLSPEEILMSESQERMCAIVEPQHVDRFMEICEKWDVIATVIGEVTDGDRLEIFWHGEQIVDVPPGTVAHEGPTYHRPYARPDWQDALQADDANKLPRPRTSEELREQVLKLVASPNQASKAWVTDQYDRFVQGNTVLAQPEDAGMVRIDEETNLGVAIATDGNGRYAKLDPYAGAQLALAEAYRNVAASGAKPLAVSDCLNFGSPEDPAVMWQFAEATRGLADACLELGTPVTGGNVSLYNQTGDIAIHPTPVVAVLGVIDDVTRRTPIAFAEEGQLLYLLGDTREEFGGSAWSQVVHDHLGGLPPKVDLDRERLLGEILISASRDGMIDAAHDLSDGGLIQAVTESCLRGGNGARLIVPDGLDAFTFLFSESAGRAVVAVPRSEELRFTDMCGARGLPATRIGVVDGDAIDVQGEFSVPLAELREAHEATIPGLLA; translated from the coding sequence ATGAGCCTCGACACCGTCAAGCACGCCACCGAGACGCCCGACGTCGAGCAGCCGTGGTCCGAGCTGGGTCTGAAGAAGGACGAGTACGAGCGCATCCGCGAGATCCTCGGCCGCCGCCCGACCGGCGCCGAGCTGGCCATGTACTCCGTCATGTGGTCCGAGCACTGCTCGTACAAGAGCAGCAAGGTCCACCTGAAGCAGTTCAGCGAGAAGAAGCCCGAGTCCGACGCGATGCTCGTCGGCATCGGGGAGAACGCCGGCGTCGTGGACGTCGGCCAGGGCTACGCGGTCACCTTCAAGGTCGAGTCGCACAACCACCCCAGCTACATCGAGCCCTACCAGGGCGCGGCCACCGGCGTCGGCGGCATCGTCCGCGACATCCTCGCGATGGGCGCCCGCCCGGTCGCCGTGGTCGACCCGCTGCGCTTCGGCGCCGCCGACCACCCCGACACCAAGCGCGTCCTGCCGGGCGTCGTCGCGGGCATCGGCGGCTACGGCAACTGCCTGGGCCTGCCCAACATCGGCGGCGAGGTCGTCTTCGACTCCTGCTACCAGGGCAACCCGCTGGTCAACGCCGGGTGCATCGGCGTGATGAAGCACGAGGACATCCACCTCGCCAAGGCGTCCGGCCCCGGCAACAAGGTCATCCTGTACGGCGCCCGCACCGGCGGCGACGGCATCGGCGGCGTGTCCGTCCTGGCCTCCGAGACCTTCGACGACACGAAGCCGACCAAGCGCCCCGCCGTCCAGGTCGGCGACCCGTTCCAGGAGAAGCTCCTCATCGAGTGCACCCTGGAGGTCTTCCAGGAGAAGCTCGTCGCGGGCATCCAGGACCTTGGCGGCGCCGGTCTGTCCTGCGCGACCTCCGAGCTGGCGTCCGCCGGTACGGGCGGCATGCGCATCGAGCTGGACACGGTCCCGCTGCGCGACGCGACGCTCTCGCCCGAGGAGATCCTCATGAGCGAGTCGCAGGAGCGCATGTGCGCGATCGTCGAGCCGCAGCACGTCGACCGCTTCATGGAGATCTGCGAGAAGTGGGACGTCATCGCCACCGTCATCGGTGAGGTGACCGACGGCGACCGCCTGGAGATCTTCTGGCACGGCGAGCAGATCGTGGACGTGCCGCCCGGCACCGTCGCCCACGAGGGCCCGACCTACCACCGGCCGTACGCGCGCCCGGACTGGCAGGACGCCCTCCAGGCCGACGACGCGAACAAGCTGCCCCGGCCGCGGACCTCCGAGGAGCTGCGCGAGCAGGTCCTGAAGCTCGTCGCGTCGCCGAACCAGGCGTCCAAGGCGTGGGTGACGGACCAGTACGACCGGTTCGTGCAGGGCAACACGGTCCTCGCCCAGCCCGAGGACGCGGGCATGGTCCGGATCGACGAGGAGACCAACCTCGGCGTCGCCATCGCCACGGACGGCAACGGCCGGTACGCCAAGCTCGACCCGTACGCGGGCGCGCAGCTCGCGCTGGCGGAGGCGTACCGCAACGTCGCCGCGTCCGGCGCGAAGCCGCTGGCCGTCTCCGACTGCCTCAACTTCGGCTCGCCCGAGGACCCGGCGGTCATGTGGCAGTTCGCCGAGGCCACGCGCGGTCTCGCGGACGCCTGCCTGGAGCTGGGCACCCCGGTCACGGGCGGCAACGTCTCGCTGTACAACCAGACCGGTGACATCGCGATCCACCCGACGCCGGTCGTCGCCGTGCTCGGCGTGATCGACGACGTGACGCGTCGCACGCCGATCGCCTTCGCGGAAGAGGGCCAGCTCCTCTACCTGCTGGGCGACACGCGCGAGGAGTTCGGCGGCTCGGCCTGGTCGCAGGTCGTCCACGACCACCTCGGCGGCCTGCCGCCCAAGGTGGACCTGGACCGGGAGCGGCTGCTCGGCGAGATCCTGATCTCCGCCTCGCGTGACGGCATGATCGACGCGGCGCACGACCTGTCCGACGGCGGTCTGATCCAGGCCGTGACGGAGTCCTGCCTGCGCGGCGGGAACGGCGCGCGGCTGATCGTCCCGGACGGTCTGGACGCGTTCACGTTCCTGTTCAGCGAGTCGGCGGGCCGCGCCGTCGTGGCCGTGCCGCGCAGCGAGGAACTCCGCTTCACCGACATGTGCGGCGCCCGGGGCCTGCCCGCCACCCGCATCGGTGTCGTGGACGGCGACGCGATCGACGTGCAGGGCGAGTTCAGCGTGCCGCTGGCCGAACTGCGCGAGGCGCACGAGGCGACGATCCCGGGCCTGCTGGCCTGA
- the purQ gene encoding phosphoribosylformylglycinamidine synthase subunit PurQ: MTSRIGVVTFPGTLDDQDALRAARLAGAEPVSLWHRDKDLKQVDAVVLAGGFSYGDYLRAGAISRFSPVMESVIEQAKAGMPVLGICNGFQILTEAHLLPGAMLRNNHLHFICRDQKLRVENANTAWTADYEQGQEISVPLKNMDGRYVADERTLDELEAEGRVAFRYLDMNPNGSLRDIAGITNAAGNVVGLMPHPEHAVEPLVGTGRTDGLGFFTSILKKLVNA, translated from the coding sequence GTGACGTCCCGCATCGGAGTCGTCACCTTCCCCGGGACGCTCGACGACCAGGACGCCCTGCGCGCCGCCCGGCTCGCCGGGGCGGAGCCCGTCTCGCTCTGGCACCGTGACAAGGACCTCAAGCAGGTGGACGCGGTCGTCCTCGCGGGCGGCTTCAGCTACGGCGACTACCTGCGGGCCGGGGCGATCTCCCGGTTCTCGCCGGTCATGGAGTCGGTCATCGAGCAGGCGAAGGCCGGCATGCCGGTCCTCGGCATCTGCAACGGCTTCCAGATCCTCACCGAGGCCCACCTGCTGCCCGGCGCCATGCTGCGCAACAACCACCTGCACTTCATCTGCCGCGACCAGAAGCTGCGGGTGGAGAACGCGAACACCGCCTGGACCGCCGACTACGAGCAGGGCCAGGAGATCTCCGTACCGCTGAAGAACATGGACGGCCGGTACGTCGCCGACGAGCGCACGCTCGACGAGCTGGAGGCGGAGGGCCGGGTCGCGTTCCGGTACCTCGACATGAACCCCAACGGCTCGCTGCGCGACATCGCGGGCATCACCAACGCCGCGGGCAACGTCGTCGGCCTCATGCCGCACCCCGAGCACGCCGTGGAGCCGCTCGTCGGCACGGGCAGGACCGACGGGCTCGGTTTCTTCACCTCGATCCTCAAGAAGCTGGTCAACGCCTGA
- the purS gene encoding phosphoribosylformylglycinamidine synthase subunit PurS: protein MARVVVDVMLKPEILDPQGQAVQRALPRLGFEGIADVRQGKRFELDVEGPVDDAALARIHEMAETFLANTVIEDFVVKVEEA from the coding sequence GTGGCACGCGTCGTAGTCGACGTCATGCTCAAGCCGGAGATCCTCGACCCGCAGGGCCAGGCGGTGCAGCGCGCACTGCCCCGCCTCGGTTTCGAGGGGATCGCCGACGTCCGCCAGGGGAAGCGCTTCGAGCTGGATGTGGAGGGCCCGGTCGATGACGCCGCCCTCGCCCGCATCCACGAGATGGCCGAAACCTTCCTTGCCAACACCGTCATCGAGGACTTCGTCGTCAAGGTGGAGGAGGCGTGA
- a CDS encoding histone-like nucleoid-structuring protein Lsr2, whose amino-acid sequence MAQRVVVTLTDDIEGGEAAETVRFGLDGKWYEIDLNEANAEKLRKALAPYMEAGRKKSGTEKARKAFQHTSVAPDPAAVRAWAQSNKMDVPARGRIPKRVYDAFHEAN is encoded by the coding sequence GTGGCGCAGCGCGTAGTAGTCACGCTCACCGACGACATCGAGGGCGGGGAAGCGGCGGAAACGGTCAGGTTCGGCCTCGACGGTAAGTGGTACGAGATCGACCTCAATGAAGCCAATGCAGAGAAACTGCGCAAGGCTCTCGCCCCGTACATGGAAGCCGGGCGAAAGAAGTCCGGCACGGAGAAGGCCCGCAAGGCGTTCCAGCACACCTCCGTGGCCCCGGACCCGGCGGCCGTACGCGCCTGGGCGCAGTCCAACAAGATGGACGTGCCGGCGCGCGGCCGCATCCCGAAGCGGGTCTACGACGCCTTCCACGAGGCCAACTGA
- a CDS encoding ABC transporter ATP-binding protein — MTSDDHHPGLARPGHGHAIEAEDLRRRYAEGFEAVSGVTFAVPYGEVFALLGTNGAGKTSTVELLEGLAPASGGHVRVLGHDPYRERAAVRPRIGVMLQEGGFPSDLTVAETVRMWAGCTSGARPTGEALDMVGLAARARVRVKQLSGGERRRLDLALALLGRPEVLFLDEPTTGLDAGGRRDTWDLVRHLRDTGTTVLLTTHYLEEAEALADQLAIMRGGRIVTSGTPSEVTASRPARIRFELPAGVPVARLPLHLRAAQPDGRRVEIRTHDLQAALAELLRWADEHGVRLEALDARSASLEEAFLEIARADATTAPAGV, encoded by the coding sequence ATGACCAGCGACGATCACCACCCGGGCCTCGCCCGCCCCGGACACGGCCACGCCATCGAGGCCGAGGACCTGCGGCGCCGGTACGCAGAGGGCTTCGAGGCCGTGAGCGGAGTCACCTTCGCCGTCCCGTACGGCGAGGTCTTCGCCCTCCTCGGCACCAACGGCGCGGGCAAGACCTCCACCGTCGAACTCCTCGAAGGGCTCGCGCCCGCGAGCGGCGGCCACGTCCGCGTCCTCGGCCACGACCCGTACCGGGAACGCGCCGCCGTCCGGCCGCGCATCGGCGTGATGCTCCAGGAGGGCGGCTTCCCCTCCGACCTGACCGTCGCGGAGACCGTCCGCATGTGGGCCGGGTGCACCAGCGGCGCCCGCCCCACCGGGGAGGCCCTCGACATGGTCGGCCTCGCCGCGCGGGCACGGGTCCGCGTCAAGCAGCTGTCCGGCGGCGAGCGGCGCCGCCTCGACTTGGCGCTCGCCCTCCTCGGCCGCCCCGAGGTGCTGTTCCTCGACGAACCGACCACCGGACTGGACGCCGGGGGCCGCCGCGACACCTGGGACCTCGTACGGCACCTGCGCGACACCGGCACCACCGTGCTGCTCACCACGCACTACCTGGAGGAGGCCGAGGCCCTCGCCGACCAGCTGGCCATCATGCGGGGCGGCCGGATCGTCACGTCCGGCACCCCGTCGGAGGTCACCGCGTCCCGCCCGGCCCGTATCCGGTTCGAGCTGCCCGCCGGGGTGCCCGTCGCGCGGCTGCCGCTCCACCTGCGGGCCGCCCAGCCCGACGGACGGCGCGTCGAGATCCGCACGCACGACCTCCAGGCCGCACTGGCCGAGCTGCTGCGGTGGGCGGACGAACACGGCGTACGGCTCGAAGCGCTCGACGCGCGGTCGGCGTCCCTGGAAGAGGCGTTCCTGGAGATCGCCCGCGCCGACGCCACCACCGCACCGGCGGGGGTGTGA
- a CDS encoding ABC transporter permease, giving the protein MATPTNTATTAGTTTAAGRLGALARAELILLVRNRTALFVTLLMPLLMIGSIRAGLDRAGLEGTGMTLVEAAMTGGLGMVLVIVVYLNLVPAYVARREELVLKRLRTGEASDAEILAGTALPSVALTLAQCVIMVVAAVAFLGVRAPQRPELLVAGVAVGIVLLGALAAYTSTLTRTVESAQLTTMPLFLVSAFGSGLFVPLEVFPEKVEAVCALLPVTGVVTLLRAGWLGGADAGELLRAGATALVWTAVAVFAVRRRFRWEPRH; this is encoded by the coding sequence ATGGCGACCCCCACCAACACCGCGACCACGGCCGGCACCACCACGGCGGCCGGGCGGCTCGGCGCGCTCGCCCGCGCCGAACTGATCCTCCTCGTCCGCAACCGGACGGCCCTCTTCGTCACCCTGCTGATGCCGCTGCTGATGATCGGCTCCATCCGCGCCGGCCTCGACCGCGCCGGACTGGAGGGGACCGGGATGACCCTGGTCGAGGCGGCCATGACCGGCGGCCTCGGCATGGTCCTCGTCATCGTCGTCTACCTGAACCTCGTTCCCGCCTACGTCGCCCGTCGCGAGGAGCTCGTCCTGAAGCGGCTGCGCACCGGGGAGGCGTCCGACGCGGAGATCCTCGCCGGGACGGCCCTGCCCTCGGTGGCGCTCACCCTCGCCCAGTGCGTGATCATGGTGGTGGCCGCGGTGGCGTTCCTCGGCGTACGGGCGCCGCAGCGGCCCGAGCTGCTCGTCGCGGGCGTGGCCGTCGGCATCGTGCTGCTCGGCGCGCTCGCCGCGTACACCTCGACCCTGACCAGGACCGTGGAGAGCGCGCAGCTGACGACGATGCCGCTGTTCCTCGTCTCGGCGTTCGGCTCCGGGCTGTTCGTGCCGCTTGAGGTCTTCCCGGAGAAGGTCGAGGCGGTGTGCGCGCTGCTGCCGGTGACGGGCGTCGTGACGCTGCTGCGGGCCGGGTGGCTCGGCGGCGCGGACGCCGGGGAGCTGCTGCGGGCCGGGGCGACCGCTCTGGTCTGGACGGCGGTGGCGGTGTTTGCTGTGCGACGGCGGTTCCGGTGGGAGCCCCGCCACTGA
- a CDS encoding sensor histidine kinase → MARLTGWWTRRSNPEKVELYTRWTYHGLACVAVLIGGMPALAATGKVGPLGGWLFLMVVVHTVLVAVLSGRALSWQLGRRERPARLAAAVAVLTVGGCLTVLALRRWRPDVDLQMSMYVAAGMASWGVGSLSLCTTRVRHMLGLTVVAVAGLAAGALAVGLPLTDTVAYTFSAAFGVVVFATTSGFSGWLLRAVWELDAAHRLQARLAVAEERLRFARDLHDVMGRNLSVIALKSELAVQLARRGSAGRAVAEMGEVQRIARESQREVRDVVRGYREADLHTELEGARGVLAAAGIRCRIDLRDTDTDLSAAAQSALAWVVREATTNVLRHSDARHCRVTVSAGPADAGHAVLVIENDGVGPVGGAGAGGGAGPGRGPDGVGAPGGAGSGLAGLRERLDVLGGVLEAGPVGADGRFRVTARVPLAGEERRPAVAEPAGKELS, encoded by the coding sequence ATGGCGAGGCTGACCGGCTGGTGGACGCGCAGGAGCAACCCGGAGAAGGTCGAGCTCTACACGCGGTGGACCTACCACGGGCTCGCCTGCGTGGCCGTCCTCATCGGGGGGATGCCCGCGCTGGCGGCGACCGGGAAGGTGGGGCCGCTCGGCGGGTGGCTGTTCCTGATGGTGGTCGTCCACACCGTGCTGGTCGCCGTGCTGTCGGGGCGGGCCCTCAGCTGGCAGCTCGGGCGGCGCGAGCGCCCGGCCCGGCTCGCCGCCGCCGTCGCGGTGCTCACCGTCGGCGGTTGCCTCACCGTGCTGGCGCTGCGGCGGTGGCGGCCCGACGTGGACCTCCAGATGTCGATGTACGTGGCGGCCGGGATGGCCAGCTGGGGCGTCGGCTCGCTCTCCCTCTGCACGACGCGGGTACGGCACATGCTCGGCCTCACGGTCGTCGCGGTGGCCGGGCTCGCGGCGGGCGCGCTGGCGGTGGGGCTGCCGCTCACCGACACCGTCGCCTACACCTTCTCGGCCGCGTTCGGCGTGGTCGTGTTCGCCACCACCAGCGGCTTCTCCGGGTGGCTGCTGCGGGCCGTGTGGGAGCTGGACGCCGCCCACCGGCTCCAGGCACGGCTGGCCGTCGCCGAGGAACGGCTGCGGTTCGCGCGGGACCTCCACGACGTGATGGGGCGGAACCTGTCGGTCATCGCCCTCAAGAGCGAACTGGCCGTGCAGCTGGCCCGGCGCGGGTCCGCCGGGCGGGCCGTGGCGGAGATGGGCGAGGTGCAGCGGATCGCCCGCGAGTCCCAGCGGGAGGTGCGGGACGTGGTGCGCGGCTACCGGGAGGCCGACCTCCACACCGAACTGGAGGGCGCGCGGGGCGTCCTGGCCGCCGCGGGCATACGGTGCCGCATCGACCTGCGGGACACGGACACGGACCTGTCGGCCGCCGCCCAGTCCGCCCTCGCGTGGGTCGTCCGGGAGGCCACGACGAACGTCCTGCGCCACAGCGACGCCCGCCACTGCCGCGTGACGGTGTCGGCAGGACCGGCGGACGCGGGGCACGCGGTGCTGGTCATCGAGAACGACGGCGTGGGCCCTGTCGGCGGCGCGGGCGCTGGTGGCGGCGCGGGTCCCGGGCGTGGCCCTGACGGCGTGGGCGCGCCGGGCGGTGCCGGGTCCGGGCTGGCCGGGCTGCGGGAGCGGCTCGATGTGCTGGGCGGGGTGCTGGAAGCCGGGCCCGTGGGCGCCGACGGGCGGTTCCGGGTCACCGCCCGGGTGCCCCTCGCGGGCGAGGAACGCCGCCCCGCCGTGGCCGAGCCGGCCGGGAAGGAGCTGTCGTGA
- a CDS encoding response regulator transcription factor yields the protein MLLADDEHLIRGALAALLGLEDDLEVVAEAASGPEAIAMARVHRPDVAVLDLQMPGADGVRVATSLRAELPSCQTMIVTGHGRPGHLKRALAAGVRGFVPKTVSAQRLAEIIRSVHAGNRYVDPELAADAISAGDSPLTARETEVLELAADGAPVAEIARRASLSPGTVRNYLSSAVSKLGAENRHTAVRLARERGWV from the coding sequence CTGCTGCTCGCCGACGACGAGCACCTCATCCGGGGCGCGCTCGCCGCGCTCCTCGGACTCGAGGACGACCTGGAGGTGGTCGCCGAGGCCGCGTCCGGCCCCGAGGCGATCGCCATGGCCCGGGTCCACCGGCCCGACGTGGCCGTCCTCGACCTCCAGATGCCCGGCGCCGACGGTGTGAGAGTCGCCACATCCCTCCGGGCCGAGCTGCCCTCCTGCCAGACCATGATCGTGACCGGTCACGGCCGCCCCGGACACCTCAAGCGGGCCCTCGCGGCGGGGGTGAGGGGCTTCGTCCCCAAGACCGTCAGCGCCCAGCGGCTCGCCGAGATCATCCGCAGCGTCCACGCCGGAAACCGTTACGTGGACCCGGAGTTGGCGGCAGACGCCATCTCCGCGGGCGACTCGCCGCTGACCGCGCGCGAGACCGAGGTGCTGGAACTCGCGGCCGACGGCGCCCCCGTGGCGGAGATCGCACGGCGCGCCTCCCTCTCCCCCGGAACGGTCCGCAACTACCTCTCCTCCGCCGTCTCGAAGCTCGGCGCGGAGAACCGGCACACGGCAGTGCGTCTCGCGCGCGAGCGAGGTTGGGTATAG
- a CDS encoding phosphoribosylaminoimidazolesuccinocarboxamide synthase yields the protein MSGFVEKPEPLQVPGLVHLHTGKVRELYQNEAGDLVMVASDRMSAYDWVLPTEIPDKGRVLTQLSLWWFDQLADIIPNHVISTELPEGAPADWAGRTLVCKSLRMIPVECVARGYLTGSGLIEYRESRTVCGLALPEGLTDGSELPAPIFTPATKAAVGEHDENVSYEEVARQVGAETAAQLRQSTLAVYSRARDVARDRGIILADTKFEFGYDDKGGLVLADEVLTPDSSRFWPAAEWQPGRAQPSYDKQFVRDWLTSPESGWDRHSEQPPPPLPQEVVDATRAKYIEAYELLTGTAWS from the coding sequence GTGTCCGGATTCGTAGAAAAGCCCGAGCCCCTTCAGGTGCCGGGCCTGGTGCATCTGCACACCGGGAAGGTGCGCGAGCTGTACCAGAACGAGGCGGGCGACCTCGTGATGGTCGCCAGCGACCGCATGTCCGCCTACGACTGGGTGCTGCCCACGGAGATCCCGGACAAGGGCCGCGTCCTCACCCAGCTCTCCCTGTGGTGGTTCGACCAGCTCGCGGACATCATCCCGAACCATGTGATCTCGACGGAGCTGCCCGAGGGCGCCCCCGCCGACTGGGCGGGCCGCACGCTGGTCTGCAAGTCGCTGCGGATGATCCCGGTCGAGTGCGTGGCGCGCGGCTATCTGACCGGCTCCGGGCTGATCGAGTACCGGGAGTCGCGCACCGTCTGCGGGCTCGCGCTCCCCGAGGGCCTCACCGACGGGTCGGAACTGCCCGCTCCGATCTTCACACCCGCGACGAAGGCCGCCGTCGGCGAGCACGACGAGAACGTCTCGTACGAGGAGGTCGCCCGCCAGGTCGGAGCCGAGACCGCCGCGCAGCTCCGCCAGTCCACGCTGGCCGTGTACAGCCGCGCGCGGGACGTGGCGCGGGACCGGGGGATCATCCTGGCGGACACGAAGTTCGAATTCGGCTACGACGACAAGGGCGGGCTGGTCCTCGCGGACGAGGTGCTGACGCCGGACTCCTCGCGGTTCTGGCCGGCCGCCGAGTGGCAGCCGGGCCGCGCGCAGCCGTCGTACGACAAGCAGTTCGTACGGGACTGGCTGACCTCCCCGGAGTCCGGCTGGGACCGGCACAGCGAGCAGCCGCCCCCGCCGCTGCCGCAGGAGGTCGTGGACGCGACGCGCGCCAAGTACATCGAGGCGTACGAGCTGCTGACCGGCACGGCCTGGTCGTAG
- a CDS encoding N,N-dimethylformamidase beta subunit family domain-containing protein, with the protein MGTEQVGRWESGALAHAVNDPFGQGPLPWLRGTEQYVGEDGLITPWYARPTRRPGDDRGNGPRAADDVRLQIKGFASTGAVAPGEAIDFRITVNPPQQFSADVYRVGHYGGDGASKITTSPRLSGIVQPPPLTADRTVSCHHWWLSWRLQIPSYWSTGAYVAVLTTADGYRSHVPFTVRDGHPADLLLVLPDMTWQAYNLYPEDGRTGASLYHAWDDEGRLLGEAHAAVTLSFDRPYAGQGLPLHIGHAYDVIRWAERYGYDLAYANATDLHSGRVDPTRYRGLVFPGHDEYWSAPLRRAVEEARDSGTSLVFLSANTMYWQVELAPSPSGVPDRLLTCRKRQGPGRSALWRDADRPEQQLLGIQYAGRVPEPHPLVVRNADHWLWEATGAGEGDELPGLVAGEADRYFPRTALPEHQRRILLAHSPYLDAAGARRHQETSLYRAPSGALVFASGTFGWSPALDRPGHVDPAVQRATANLLDRICKRD; encoded by the coding sequence ATGGGGACGGAGCAGGTTGGCCGGTGGGAGTCGGGGGCGCTGGCCCATGCCGTGAACGACCCGTTCGGCCAGGGCCCGCTGCCCTGGCTGCGCGGCACCGAGCAGTACGTGGGCGAGGACGGCCTGATCACTCCCTGGTACGCGCGGCCCACCCGCCGCCCGGGCGACGACCGGGGCAACGGGCCCCGCGCCGCCGACGATGTGCGCCTCCAGATCAAGGGCTTCGCCTCGACCGGAGCCGTCGCGCCCGGCGAGGCGATCGACTTCCGCATCACCGTGAACCCGCCACAGCAGTTCTCGGCCGACGTCTACCGCGTCGGGCACTACGGCGGCGACGGCGCCTCCAAGATCACCACCAGCCCCCGGCTCTCCGGCATCGTCCAGCCGCCGCCGCTGACGGCCGACCGCACGGTCTCCTGCCACCACTGGTGGCTCTCCTGGCGGTTGCAGATCCCGTCGTACTGGTCCACGGGCGCGTACGTCGCCGTCCTCACCACCGCCGACGGCTACCGCTCCCACGTCCCGTTCACCGTCCGCGACGGGCACCCCGCCGACCTGCTGCTCGTCCTGCCCGACATGACCTGGCAGGCGTACAACCTGTACCCGGAGGACGGCCGTACCGGCGCGAGCCTCTACCACGCGTGGGACGACGAGGGCCGCCTGCTGGGCGAGGCGCACGCGGCCGTCACCCTCTCCTTCGACCGCCCGTACGCGGGTCAGGGCCTGCCCCTGCACATCGGGCACGCGTACGACGTCATCCGCTGGGCCGAGCGGTACGGCTACGACCTCGCCTACGCCAACGCCACCGACCTGCACTCCGGCCGCGTCGATCCCACCCGCTACCGGGGCCTGGTCTTCCCGGGCCACGACGAGTACTGGTCGGCCCCGCTGCGCCGCGCCGTGGAGGAGGCCCGCGACAGCGGCACCTCCCTGGTGTTCCTCTCCGCCAACACGATGTACTGGCAGGTCGAGCTGGCCCCGTCCCCGTCGGGCGTCCCCGACCGCCTCCTGACGTGCCGCAAGCGCCAGGGCCCCGGCCGGTCGGCGCTGTGGCGGGACGCGGACCGGCCGGAGCAGCAGCTGCTCGGCATCCAGTACGCGGGCCGGGTCCCGGAGCCTCACCCCCTGGTCGTACGGAACGCCGACCACTGGCTGTGGGAGGCGACGGGCGCGGGCGAGGGCGACGAGCTGCCGGGCCTGGTCGCGGGGGAGGCCGACCGGTACTTCCCGCGCACGGCGCTGCCCGAGCACCAGCGCCGCATCCTGCTGGCCCACTCGCCCTACCTGGACGCGGCCGGAGCCCGGCGCCACCAGGAGACGTCCCTTTACCGGGCCCCGTCCGGGGCACTCGTCTTCGCATCCGGCACGTTCGGCTGGTCCCCCGCTCTGGACCGGCCGGGTCATGTCGATCCGGCCGTCCAGCGCGCCACGGCGAACCTGCTGGACCGCATCTGCAAACGCGACTAG